TTGCCTCAGCCTTCGCTAGCTCCGCGCGGACGGTCTCAGAAGGGCCACCATCAAGGAACTCCACAAACCGCTCAACCCGCGCCGAGAGGGTCTTCCGTTCCTCCGCAAGTCGCCTTGCCACATCCTCAAAGGTCTTAGACCCCGTAGGCATCTCATAGGCGAGGCGCTCATGGGCCTTGATGATATGCGGCTCCACGCGGTCCACTCTCACTCCGCGATAGTCACACCCGGCACCGGCCTTAGCGCGGCTGCAAACAAGGTACGGATGGCCGCCCTTAGGGCCGTTCCCCTTGTTAACCCGCAGCATGGAGCTTCGGCAGTGAGGACACCGCGCCAGACCCGCCAGAAGGTGAGAGACCTTGCGGCTACCGGCAGACTGCGCCGGGCCCCGCTTGGCAGACCTCATGGCCTTTGCCCGTGCGAACGTCTCCGCGTCTACCACCGCAGGGTAGTAGCCGGGGAGGGGGGATTGCGGCTTTCTCAGCTTCCTCCCGGCCTCATCATATTCGAGGGTGTGAGGCGTAAACTCTCCGAGTGTGGCCCGACTGTCGAGAATCTTGAGGACATAGGAGCGATGCCAGAACTTGGCCCGCCCAAAGGGCTTTACGCCTTCCTCATTGAGCCTCTGTGCGATTGAATGGGTTCCTTCGCCGCCGAGGAAAGCCCCGAAGATGCCCCGTACGACCGCCGCCCGTTCCTCGACCACCGAGAAGCCCCTACCAGCGCCCGTAGAGCGGAGCCATGCGGGGGCGATGGAGGTGATTGGCCGGTCTCCAGCATCCTCCCGTTTCTTCTCCCATGCTGCCTTGAGGCGTCTTGACTTGGTGGCGCTTTCCTCATGTGCCCGAACAAGGACGAGGACGGCCTCTAGGAGTGCGATATCGGAGTTTCCATCGTCCGCCCCGTAGACCCGCCCATTAGTCAGCGTGACGACCTTGATGCCCGCCTTTACGATTTT
The window above is part of the Aquamicrobium sp. genome. Proteins encoded here:
- a CDS encoding recombinase family protein, with product MTRDLFTLMEIFMSVASPPLAFSYLRFSTPEQMRGDSFRRQTELAARYAREHGLVLDTRSFADLGVSAFRGANIQTGKLGEFLVAVQQGAIPQGSYLLMESLDRMSRADPWDAMMELRKIVKAGIKVVTLTNGRVYGADDGNSDIALLEAVLVLVRAHEESATKSRRLKAAWEKKREDAGDRPITSIAPAWLRSTGAGRGFSVVEERAAVVRGIFGAFLGGEGTHSIAQRLNEEGVKPFGRAKFWHRSYVLKILDSRATLGEFTPHTLEYDEAGRKLRKPQSPLPGYYPAVVDAETFARAKAMRSAKRGPAQSAGSRKVSHLLAGLARCPHCRSSMLRVNKGNGPKGGHPYLVCSRAKAGAGCDYRGVRVDRVEPHIIKAHERLAYEMPTGSKTFEDVARRLAEERKTLSARVERFVEFLDGGPSETVRAELAKAEARLAQVRREEQEMAALEAGRNVVSREALLRGLREAMARDPLDAAAANAALRQLFERVVVHWDGPGPALDFHWQHGGVTRLKIVGEEW